Part of the Sulfobacillus acidophilus DSM 10332 genome, CATTTCTCGGGTGTTGGAATGCTGGACGACACGGCCGTTTAAGCGGCCGCTAATTTCCAGCTGGTCGGGGTCGGGAATTTCGTCCCGGGTTACCAAATACGGCCCCATCGGACCAAAACCGTCGAGCCCTTTCCCCAAAAGCCATTGCCCGGTGCGAAATTGCAAATCGCGCGCCGACAGGTCGTTCCCGTTCATATATCCGAGGACGTAGTGAAGCGCGTCGTCGACCGAGACGTTCCGACAACGCCGCCCCATGACCAGGACCAATTCGGCTTCATAGTCGATTTGTTCGGCGCCGACGGGCGGATGGACCAGGGCGCGTTGGCCGACGACGGCGTTTTGATATTTATTGAACAAGACGGGGTATTCCGGAATGGCTTGTCGCGCCTCGATAGCATGGGGGCGATAGTTGAGACCGACACACAAAATTTTTCCCGGACGCGGCACGGGCGCAAGCCACTTATCCGGCTCCGGATCCGGTTCCGCCCGGTGACTGAAAAGCCATTGGCCGACTTGCTCAAGGCCGGTCAAGGCTTCGTGGCCGAAACGAAGAACCCGATCCATCGTCCACCGTTCGTCGCCGTATCCCATCCCCTTTCGAAGCCGGGCTACCTGATACGCGCCCTGGTCGGTCACCAAAAAAAGTTCTTCTTGATTATGTAGGATACCGCTCGCCAATTTCACTTCATCACATCTCCCGTCCAAGGCGCGACCGTTCGCCGCCCGCCGAAATGTTGCCACATGTGGCGGATTGAGACACCGCCGGTCTCGGGCCGATGCGAGCCCTTCGCCGAAGAGGGCTAAAAAGGTCGTGTCTCCCCCGTCGGAACTCTCAAAAAGGGATTGGCATTCGCCCGATAATGATTTTTATAGGAATATGATGGATTACTTTAACTCTGTCTGTCAAACGAAAGCCCAAGCCGCACGGGCTAAAGGGTCGCCCTCCCTAACCGGCCGTGGATCGGCGACCCGCGGGATATGACATGAACGAGTGCTCCGGCCGCCTTTCTCTGGACATAAGGACCGACATCGTCCATGCTATGACTAAGTCACGGCCATCGACGGTGACCCGCCAACCTATAACGGGTCGAACTCCCGCCTCGCCGAATCCGGACAACCCCTTTTAAAGAGGAGGGCTTTTCATGGACTTCCGTCATATCCCCGGTGATCAAGGACTTTATCCCGACGCCGTGGTGCCCTATACCGTCACCGGAGAATTGGTCCCGATATTGGATTTTGCGCTCGAAAAGTCGCATGCCGTCTATTTTGAACACTACATCCTGCTTTACCGCGAGCCTTCGGTCAAATTGACCGCCGGAATGCCCAAAGGTGCGTTCAAGCGCCTGATTGGGCAAATGCCGGTGATATTGGCCAAGGCGGAAGGTCCGGGCCACCTCGCGGTCAGCCGGGACGGTCCCGGAGCCGTGGTGGGGATTCCTTTAAGTCCCGGTCAGCGGTTGGACGTCCGGGAACACCAGTTTTTGGCGGCGTCGGCCACGATTCGCTATACCTTCACCCGAGTTCGCGGCATTGCCAACCTCCTCTGGGGCGGCAGCGGCTATTTCATGGATTCGTTTGAGGCCGACCGCCAAGCGGGAATCGTCTGGATTCATGTTTACGGTAATTTGACCGAAGTGACCCTCGGGCCCCGAGATGTGCTGGATGTGGAACCCGGAGCCTGGTGCTATAAAGACGCGTCGGTGCGGATGACCACCGTGCCGGTCAATATCGCCACCGGCCTTTTCGCCAGCACATCCTTTACCCTAAACCGCTTTCAAGGTCCGGGGCGTCTCGGTATTCAATCCTTGGCCGTCCATCTGGCCACCGACGAATAACCTGAGTTCCCACGTAGAAGGCCCATATGATACGGTAAGAGAAACATGACTTTCTTCGGGTGAGGGCGTTGACATGGAAAAAGGGGCACTTCGGGAACGGGTGTTACTGATTGTACAAGAGCGGGGGGCGGTCACGGCAACCGAGGTCTGGCAAGATATCCGCCAGCATCACCCCCTGTCCTTGAATACCGTGCAAACGGTGTTAAACCGATTGGTGCAAGACCGGATTTTGACGCGGGACGTCTCCCGTCGCCCCTCCCGGTATCGCCTGAATCCGGCCGATGAGGTCCAACGCCGACAGGCCCACAAGACGGCGTTGGAATTGTCGACCCAGGTCGGGCCGGCCGGGTTAACCCACTTTGTCGAGTCGCTGGAAACCCTCAACCCGGAGTTGGTTCAACGGTTGGAACGGTTGTTGGCGGCCCGGCGGCAGGACCAGACATGAGCATCCCCTCGATGACGCTTCACCGCCAGGCCTGGGCCCTGATTGCCCTGGGCTCCGGACTTTTCTTGACCCTGACCGGGACCACCGCCATTTTGTGGCATCATATCCTCTGGTTGACCATGATGCCGCATCCCCACCCCCTAATCCCCGTACTGGGTGTCACACTCGTCGCCACCGGGATGGCCGTCGTCGCTGGGGCCGGGCGGTCAAAGCCGGATATCGACTCATCACGTCCCATCGCCAGTGGTCGCACCGCATTCGCTCGCGTCTCATGCCCTTTCCGACCCCTCCCGTTTGGCCGTCGGCCCGCTGGCACCTCTATGCCGGCGACGACTTCAGCGGATTTACCTGGGGTATCATCCGGCCTCACATTGCCGTCTCCCGATCGTTTTGGGACCGATTAACCGAGAGCGAACGCTTAGCGGTGATGTGGCACGAAGCCCACCACGCCCGGTATCGGGTGCCGCTGGAAAAAGTCTTGTTGGCCCTACTGGATGCTCTTTACCCGGGTTGGGGCTATGGTCAGGTTTTACGCCGGCTCGCCGTGACCGAAGAGATTCTGGCCGACCGCTGGGCGATAGAGGCTCTGGGTGACGATACCCCGCTGATTAGCGCTTTACTGAAATGGTTACCGATCGACGGTCATGCCCAAGACACTTCCGTCGGGTGGGAGGACGCATTGTCCGCCCGCATTCACTTTTTGGAACATCCCACTCTCGTCGAAGCGCCCCCGTCGATAGCGTCCCCCGTGTTGGCCACCACCGCGCTCGAGGTGGCCATGATCGCCCAAGGAATTATTTTTTGGTGCCATTAGGAAATGCTATGGCCCCCATCTTGTCCTCCTTCAGCAAATACGACATGATGTCGTATTAGGAGGTGTCCTATGATCAAGATATCCCGCGGTGCGGTATGGGGAACCCTGTTGGCCAGTGCGCTGCTGGCGGGTTGCGGAACCACACAAGCCGCCGCCCCTATGTCAAAGCCGGTAACGACGGCGGCCCCGGCTCACCCCACGACCGGATCCGGCAGTTGGCTGGTGGGCGCTGCAGCCAGCCCCCCGAGCGGTGCCGGGAACGGCTTTTTATGGATAGAACATCAAAACCATTGGCATTTGGTCAGTTTGGGACAAGGCGCCAACGCCTTTCAAGCGGCCGTCTGGGGATCTTGGGTGTTTGTACCGACTCTCACCGGCACAACCGACGTCGTCGACTGGACAACCCAAAAGCTGGTTAACACGTTGGCCACGCCGGTCGGCTCCCGCGTCGCCTTAGTGGATGCGGCAACCCACCGCCTCTATCTCATCGGACCCAACACGACCGCCGCCTATGCCTTACCCGGCTTGAAGCCCCTGTGGCAAAAGCCTGTCGGCGGAAATACGGCCGTGATTGCCGACAACCGCCTTTACCTGAACGCGCCTACTGCCAGCGTCACCACCATCTTAAATGCCGAGACCGGCGCTCTCGAACTAAATGTCCCGGTCGGCCATATAGAAGATATGGTCTTCGATCCCGCCTACCATACGCTCTGGATGGCCAATTGGTATAACGGTGATATGACCGTGCTTAACGTCACGACCAACCGGGTGGTGACGACGCTCCATGAAGCGGAAGGCGGCGGATTTAGCATGACGGATAAAATGGGGGCGATGAGCGGATATATGCAAATTGCCGCTGGCCCGAACGGCCAACACGTCTACGCCGCCTCTTTCAGTGGAAATATCATGGAGTTTAACGCCAACACCAACCAATTTGTCCGGGACGTGCCGGCTCCGGTACCGATGGCCAAATTGTCGGGTTTGGCGATTGATCCGACGGGACAAATCGCCTACACCACGGTAGAAAGTCAAAACGAAACGATTGCCGTTTCTCTGAAGTCCGGCGCCCTTTTGGCATTGTGGCCGCATATTCAGTCCAATCGCTGGCTGACCTTCAGCGCACCATAAGGTCCGCCGTCTGGTTTCCGGGGGCGATATATTAAAAGGTTCAGGGGGGCGTTGCCCCCCTGATCTTCCCTACGATTCTGCGGTTTGGGTATTACGCCGTTTTCGCCAACGCCGGATCGAGCGTTTCGGGCAATTGATAGCGGTCGACCAATTCGCCTAACGTGTCCGACACGGTGGCCAAGGTTTCCGATTGCCCTTTTAGCGTGTCTGCCGATTCGCTTAAATGATCCGCCGCATTCGATACGCTGTCCACCGCCCCGGCGGTTTCCTCCGCCCCGGCGGCCAAGTTTTGAACCGTCTCGGACGTCGATTGCGTCGCCGATGCCATCTCCGCGGCCACGGTCGTATTGGCGTCGGAAACGGCCGAAATATGGTTCATCGCCTCCGCCACTTGGGCTCCCTGCCGACTGACGGTAGCCGCTTCCGCCACCACGCGGTTCATGGCTTGGGCGACCTGGCCCAAGGCCTCGTGCATACGGGTTAAGGCATCTTGTGCACGCCCGGCCATCTCATGGCCTTCCGCCATTTCCTGACGACCCTCGCTCATGGCGTTCACCGACACCGCCACATCTTGTTGAATGGACGAGACGATGCGGCGAATGTTCTCGGTTTCTTTGGCGGATTGCTCCGCCAGTCGGCGCACTTCGTCGGCTACCACCGCAAACCCACGGCCCGCTTCCCCCGCCCGCGCCGCCTCAATCGCCGCATTCAACGCCAACAGGTTCGTTTGATCGGCAATATCGGAAATGGCGCGAATAATGGTGTCAATTTCCTCCGAGCGTGCGCCCAACCGTTGAATCGCCGCCGCCGCGGTCTCGGTGACCTCGGTAATACGAGCCATTTTAGCTAACGTCTGTTCGACTTCCGACCGTCCCGCATCCGTCACCCGCTGAGACTCGCCCGTCAACGCCTCAATATCCCGAATGGCTTCATCGAGGGCGGCTTCCGCCGCCTGCATGGCAGCCAGGCTCGCCGTGCCTTGCAATACCGCTTCCGCCTCTTTTTCCGTACCTGCCGCCACGGTATCGCCGGCCGCTTGTAATTGGTGCATTGACGCCGCAATTTGTTGTAATCCATGGGCCGATTGGGCACTGGCGACGGCCGCTTGTTGCATGGCCTGCCGAATTTGACGGGTAGCCGCGACCGTCCGTTCCGTCAATTG contains:
- a CDS encoding Ureidoglycolate lyase (PFAM: Fumarylacetoacetate (FAA) hydrolase family~COGs: COG0179 2-keto-4-pentenoate hydratase/2-oxohepta-3-ene-1 7-dioic acid hydratase (catechol pathway)~InterPro IPR002529~KEGG: sth:STH451 2-hydroxyhepta-2,4-diene-1,7-dioate isomerase~PFAM: Fumarylacetoacetase, C-terminal-like~PRIAM: Ureidoglycolate lyase~SPTR: 2-hydroxyhepta-2,4-diene-1,7-dioate isomerase); translated protein: MKLASGILHNQEELFLVTDQGAYQVARLRKGMGYGDERWTMDRVLRFGHEALTGLEQVGQWLFSHRAEPDPEPDKWLAPVPRPGKILCVGLNYRPHAIEARQAIPEYPVLFNKYQNAVVGQRALVHPPVGAEQIDYEAELVLVMGRRCRNVSVDDALHYVLGYMNGNDLSARDLQFRTGQWLLGKGLDGFGPMGPYLVTRDEIPDPDQLEISGRLNGRVVQHSNTREMIFSCAELVSYISRYMTLEAGDVIFTGTPEGVILGRPENEREWLKAGDEFTVEISGLGQLTTTIGPAL
- a CDS encoding Penicillinase repressor (PFAM: Penicillinase repressor~InterPro IPR005650~KEGG: bce:BC1719 MecI family transcriptional regulator~PFAM: Penicillinase repressor~SPTR: Transcriptional regulator, MecI) gives rise to the protein MEKGALRERVLLIVQERGAVTATEVWQDIRQHHPLSLNTVQTVLNRLVQDRILTRDVSRRPSRYRLNPADEVQRRQAHKTALELSTQVGPAGLTHFVESLETLNPELVQRLERLLAARRQDQT
- a CDS encoding methyl-accepting chemotaxis sensory transducer (PFAM: HAMP domain; Methyl-accepting chemotaxis protein (MCP) signaling domain~COGs: COG0840 Methyl-accepting chemotaxis protein~InterPro IPR003660:IPR004089~KEGG: tjr:TherJR_2630 methyl-accepting chemotaxis sensory transducer with cache sensor~PFAM: Chemotaxis methyl-accepting receptor, signalling; HAMP linker domain~SMART: Chemotaxis methyl-accepting receptor, signalling; HAMP linker domain~SPTR: Methyl-accepting chemotaxis sensory transducer with Cache sensor), with the protein product MWSRISISGKLAWTMAIILFLLAVTDSWMVWRTTQVNQDVTRIEEQAVPFLVTTSQVAASFNHFDGVMNAYLLAAAQHQPATVTKKWLKDQKIGQQLEVQLRELAGYHFNPTGVRQLSSAWQGYYGFVEKAHQAILHGQVSQAIYWQTVANSPATQQMNHALTNVAGNVKQVTQTQLALARRHLNQSRNILILGWMVTMLVALGALLMQWKGIARPLQDLAGVARGLAEGDVNQAVQATGTDEIGQLATAFQQLIGYLGDLSAVADAISQGDLRKAPVPRSSRDRLGQAVLEMHRALTEVLGRVKATGHQVRVEAKALQQLTERTVAATRQIRQAMQQAAVASAQSAHGLQQIAASMHQLQAAGDTVAAGTEKEAEAVLQGTASLAAMQAAEAALDEAIRDIEALTGESQRVTDAGRSEVEQTLAKMARITEVTETAAAAIQRLGARSEEIDTIIRAISDIADQTNLLALNAAIEAARAGEAGRGFAVVADEVRRLAEQSAKETENIRRIVSSIQQDVAVSVNAMSEGRQEMAEGHEMAGRAQDALTRMHEALGQVAQAMNRVVAEAATVSRQGAQVAEAMNHISAVSDANTTVAAEMASATQSTSETVQNLAAGAEETAGAVDSVSNAADHLSESADTLKGQSETLATVSDTLGELVDRYQLPETLDPALAKTA
- a CDS encoding protein of unknown function DUF124 (PFAM: Protein of unknown function DUF124~COGs: COG2013 conserved hypothetical protein~InterPro IPR002838~KEGG: mlo:mlr0194 hypothetical protein~PFAM: Protein of unknown function DUF124~SPTR: Putative uncharacterized protein) produces the protein MDFRHIPGDQGLYPDAVVPYTVTGELVPILDFALEKSHAVYFEHYILLYREPSVKLTAGMPKGAFKRLIGQMPVILAKAEGPGHLAVSRDGPGAVVGIPLSPGQRLDVREHQFLAASATIRYTFTRVRGIANLLWGGSGYFMDSFEADRQAGIVWIHVYGNLTEVTLGPRDVLDVEPGAWCYKDASVRMTTVPVNIATGLFASTSFTLNRFQGPGRLGIQSLAVHLATDE
- a CDS encoding hypothetical protein (KEGG: cwo:Cwoe_2482 peptidase M48 Ste24p~SPTR: Peptidase M48 Ste24p;~manually curated); the encoded protein is MASYPLVDHDAASPPPNPRTGCHTRRHRDGRRRWGRAVKAGYRLITSHRQWSHRIRSRLMPFPTPPVWPSARWHLYAGDDFSGFTWGIIRPHIAVSRSFWDRLTESERLAVMWHEAHHARYRVPLEKVLLALLDALYPGWGYGQVLRRLAVTEEILADRWAIEALGDDTPLISALLKWLPIDGHAQDTSVGWEDALSARIHFLEHPTLVEAPPSIASPVLATTALEVAMIAQGIIFWCH
- a CDS encoding hypothetical protein (KEGG: gur:Gura_3003 YVTN beta-propeller repeat-containing protein~SPTR: Putative uncharacterized protein), translated to MIKISRGAVWGTLLASALLAGCGTTQAAAPMSKPVTTAAPAHPTTGSGSWLVGAAASPPSGAGNGFLWIEHQNHWHLVSLGQGANAFQAAVWGSWVFVPTLTGTTDVVDWTTQKLVNTLATPVGSRVALVDAATHRLYLIGPNTTAAYALPGLKPLWQKPVGGNTAVIADNRLYLNAPTASVTTILNAETGALELNVPVGHIEDMVFDPAYHTLWMANWYNGDMTVLNVTTNRVVTTLHEAEGGGFSMTDKMGAMSGYMQIAAGPNGQHVYAASFSGNIMEFNANTNQFVRDVPAPVPMAKLSGLAIDPTGQIAYTTVESQNETIAVSLKSGALLALWPHIQSNRWLTFSAP